In Rhodamnia argentea isolate NSW1041297 chromosome 5, ASM2092103v1, whole genome shotgun sequence, the DNA window TCGCTCCCCTCAGTGTTCCCAAATTTTTGCTTGAAGGAATCCTGCTTCTGCACCCACATCATATGCCCCTGCGAAAGCAAAACCCAAAACCAAATCCAAATTCAAGTTCAagttcaaattcaaattcaaattcaaaccgGACACTTCTAGCCACGATGCTTTCAATCGCAATTCAAACACTCAACGATCCAGTCGATGACGCGGACTGCAGACAACGCGTTCGTGCAATTCAGCTTCCAAAGTTGGGCAATTTCATAAAAGAGTTTGTTCAGAGTAACGAAAGGGAAGAAGAGAAACCTGGAGAGCAGCAGCCCATCCAATGAGGAAGGAGGCGAACCAGAATTTCTTGTCCTTTAGGAGCTGCTTCACTTCCATTTTTCTCGATCcttcgaaaccctaaaaccGATTCGATTGTGTGCTGGTCGAAACTTCTCTTCCTTTCTCACTTCCTCAACCTCAAGTACTGAAATATTTTAAggccaaaagaaaagatttgagaagcTAACTGGGTCGGCTTGGGCTGGGATTTCGACACCAATAGGTTGGAAAAGAGACGTGGAGGGAGAGTCCTGGGATTCGATCTCAGTGTTCTTCAATGTGATATTCCCTGGgattattctaaaaaaatcgtAATCCTATTTTATGACAATTAATCCAatcgtaaatcttttaatttgattaatttatttttaaatattttgatgacaTTTTAACGTAGCATTTCTGGTCAATTTTGGAAGCTATCCATCATCCTACGAGATATGGGGAGCGTTGATATATTGCCGGTCTTAGGACCGGCgaagggaaataagaaaagaagaaatagaaaagaaaagagaagaaaattcagaaaatttcaaaaaaaaaaaaatgctaaactcGTGCACGTCAACGTTGGCCATTCCATGTAGGCCGCGTGACGCCGACTGGATTGGCAGCACTagtgattttcaaccaaaattggtcgaaatgattttaggaaaatagttaaaagatttattattaaattgaccaaattaaaaattggccaTTGTATattagatttaagacttttttggatgattttccagatttttccaTGTTCAAGATTTCTTACATGTGCATATGTTTATATAGGCTTCTtatggaatatatatatatatgtgtgtgtatatatgtgatccgtaataaaatatttcatgatCACACATATATTgctaataaatat includes these proteins:
- the LOC115726718 gene encoding uncharacterized protein LOC115726718; protein product: MEVKQLLKDKKFWFASFLIGWAAALQGHMMWVQKQDSFKQKFGNTEGSDSDAGN